From Synechococcus sp. A10-1-5-1, a single genomic window includes:
- the polA gene encoding DNA polymerase I produces the protein MTGGTTLKPLLLLVDGHSLAFRSFYAFSKGGEGGLSTKEGIPTSVTYGFLKALLDNCKGLAPQGVVIAFDTAEPTFRHEADEAYKAHRDVAPEHFFQDLGNLQQILEQSLDIPLCMAPGYEADDVLGTLANRAANDGWRVRILSGDRDLFQLVDDERDIAVLYMGGGPYAKSSGPLEIRRDGVVAKLGVTPEEVVDLKALTGDSSDNIPGVKGVGPKTAINLLNAHGDLDGIYTALEELEAAGPKAKDPKGALKGALLGKLSNDRENAYRSRMLAEILVDIPLPKDPRLPLGSVKSDSLAESLEELELFSLRRQVNSFATVFSNDPPAATTTTTADPVAAADAQPEPLQESGHRSSEPPALEPQLITSTEALEALVQRLLGSSDRQSPVALDTETTSLNPFQAELVGLGLCWGEGLSDLAYIPIGHQAELSDPPQLPLDQVLGALAPWLSSAEHPKTLQNAKYDRLILLRHGLALAGVVMDTLLADYLRDANAKHGLELLAQRNFGFLPTSYSELVPKGANFSAVPMAQAALYCGMDVHVTYRLTPLLRGQLEAMGQPLAKLLDQVELPLEPVLAQMEATGIRIDTDYLGELSRELKATLERLETEAKDAAGTEFNLASPKQLGELLFDTLGLDRKKSRKTKTGWSTDATVLEKLEDAHPVVRLVLEHRTLSKLKSTYVDALPALMEPETGRVHTDFNQAVTATGRLSSSNPNLQNIPVRTEFSRRIRKAFLPEAGWTLISADYSQIELRILAHLSGEEVLVEAYQNGDDVHALTARLLFEKEEVSSDERRLGKTINFGVIYGMGVQRFARETGVSQAEAKEFLSKYKQRYPKVFAFLELQERLALSRGYVETILGRRRPFAFDPSGLGRHLGKDPLEIELDVARRGGMEAQQLRAAANAPIQGSSADIIKLAMVQLHQRLAESALPARLLLQVHDELVLEAAPEALDQVVTLTRETMERAVTLSVPLVVETGVGPNWMEAK, from the coding sequence AAGGGGGACTGAGCACCAAAGAGGGCATCCCCACCTCGGTCACCTACGGCTTTCTCAAGGCCCTGCTGGACAACTGCAAAGGTCTGGCCCCCCAAGGGGTGGTCATTGCCTTTGACACGGCTGAACCCACCTTCCGCCATGAAGCTGACGAGGCCTACAAAGCCCATCGTGACGTAGCCCCAGAACACTTCTTCCAGGACCTGGGGAACCTGCAGCAGATCCTCGAGCAGTCCCTCGATATCCCCCTCTGCATGGCACCCGGCTACGAGGCCGACGATGTCCTGGGAACCCTGGCCAACCGTGCGGCCAACGACGGTTGGAGGGTGCGGATCCTCTCGGGGGATCGTGACCTCTTCCAGCTGGTGGATGACGAGCGCGACATCGCCGTCCTCTACATGGGTGGCGGTCCCTACGCCAAGAGCAGCGGCCCCCTGGAGATTCGCCGCGACGGCGTCGTGGCCAAGTTGGGAGTCACCCCTGAAGAGGTGGTGGACCTCAAGGCGCTCACGGGCGACAGCAGCGACAACATCCCCGGAGTCAAAGGGGTGGGCCCCAAGACCGCCATCAACCTGCTCAACGCCCATGGCGATCTCGATGGGATCTACACCGCGCTGGAGGAGCTCGAAGCCGCAGGCCCCAAGGCCAAAGATCCCAAGGGAGCGCTGAAAGGCGCCCTACTGGGCAAGCTCAGCAATGACCGGGAGAACGCCTACCGCTCGCGGATGCTGGCGGAAATCCTGGTAGACATCCCGCTCCCCAAAGACCCGCGTCTTCCCCTGGGGTCAGTCAAGAGTGACTCCCTGGCCGAAAGCCTGGAGGAGCTGGAACTGTTCAGCCTGCGGCGGCAGGTCAACAGCTTCGCCACGGTCTTCTCCAACGACCCCCCAGCGGCAACAACCACAACCACAGCCGACCCGGTAGCCGCGGCCGACGCCCAACCCGAGCCACTCCAGGAGAGCGGCCATCGCAGCAGCGAGCCCCCAGCCCTGGAGCCCCAACTGATCACCAGCACCGAAGCCCTCGAGGCCTTGGTGCAGCGGTTGCTGGGATCCAGCGACCGGCAGAGCCCGGTGGCCCTCGACACCGAAACCACCAGCCTCAATCCCTTCCAAGCCGAACTGGTGGGCCTCGGCCTGTGCTGGGGCGAGGGCCTCAGCGATCTGGCCTACATCCCGATCGGCCATCAGGCCGAACTCAGCGATCCACCCCAACTGCCCCTCGATCAGGTGCTGGGGGCCCTGGCCCCCTGGCTGAGCAGCGCCGAGCACCCCAAGACCCTGCAGAACGCCAAGTACGACCGGCTGATCCTTCTGCGCCATGGCCTGGCCTTGGCCGGAGTCGTCATGGACACCCTGCTGGCGGACTACCTGCGGGATGCGAACGCCAAGCATGGCCTGGAGCTCCTGGCCCAGCGCAATTTCGGCTTCTTGCCCACCAGCTACAGCGAACTGGTCCCCAAGGGCGCCAACTTCTCGGCGGTCCCCATGGCCCAGGCCGCCCTCTATTGCGGCATGGATGTCCATGTCACCTACCGCCTGACCCCACTGCTGCGGGGACAGCTGGAGGCGATGGGTCAACCTCTGGCGAAGCTGCTCGATCAGGTGGAGCTGCCCCTGGAGCCGGTGCTGGCCCAGATGGAAGCCACCGGAATTCGAATCGACACCGACTACCTCGGTGAACTCAGCCGGGAGCTCAAGGCAACCCTCGAGCGGTTGGAGACGGAAGCCAAGGACGCCGCCGGTACCGAGTTCAACCTGGCCTCACCCAAGCAACTGGGTGAGCTCCTGTTCGACACCCTCGGGCTCGATCGCAAGAAATCACGCAAAACCAAGACCGGCTGGAGTACCGACGCGACGGTGCTCGAGAAGCTGGAGGACGCCCATCCGGTGGTGCGCCTGGTGCTGGAGCACCGCACCTTGAGCAAGCTCAAGAGCACCTATGTCGATGCGCTCCCGGCCCTGATGGAGCCTGAGACAGGGCGAGTCCACACGGACTTCAACCAAGCGGTCACCGCCACTGGACGGCTCTCCAGCAGCAACCCCAACCTGCAGAACATCCCCGTTCGCACCGAGTTCTCCCGGCGGATCCGCAAAGCGTTTCTGCCCGAGGCCGGCTGGACCCTGATCAGCGCCGACTACTCCCAGATCGAGCTGCGGATCCTGGCCCACCTCTCTGGCGAGGAGGTGCTGGTAGAGGCCTACCAAAACGGGGACGACGTCCATGCCCTGACAGCCCGGCTTCTGTTTGAGAAGGAGGAGGTCAGCAGCGACGAGCGCCGCTTGGGCAAGACGATCAACTTCGGGGTGATCTACGGGATGGGCGTTCAGCGCTTTGCCCGTGAGACCGGTGTGAGCCAGGCCGAAGCCAAGGAGTTCCTGAGCAAATACAAGCAGCGCTACCCGAAGGTCTTTGCCTTCCTGGAACTGCAGGAGCGCCTGGCCCTCAGCCGGGGTTACGTGGAAACAATCCTGGGGCGCCGTCGCCCCTTTGCCTTTGACCCCAGCGGCCTGGGCCGACACCTCGGCAAGGACCCCCTGGAGATCGAACTCGACGTGGCACGCCGCGGAGGCATGGAAGCCCAGCAACTCCGAGCCGCCGCCAATGCCCCAATCCAGGGCTCCAGCGCCGACATCATCAAGCTGGCCATGGTGCAGCTACATCAACGGTTAGCGGAAAGCGCCCTGCCGGCGCGCCTACTGCTGCAGGTGCATGACGAACTGGTGCTGGAAGCGGCGCCGGAGGCCCTCGATCAGGTGGTGACCCTCACGCGTGAAACCATGGAGCGCGCGGTGACCTTGTCTGTGCCCCTGGTGGTGGAGACCGGTGTTGGCCCCAACTGGATGGAAGCGAAATGA
- the cysS gene encoding cysteine--tRNA ligase has protein sequence MTLRLTNTLTRRVEEFKPIETGKVSIYCCGVTVYDLCHLGHARSYIAWDVLRRYLRWSGYAVTFVQNYTDIDDKILNRASEEGTSMEEVSERNIDAFVADMGRLNILPADRMPRATRSLDAIRTLISELEAKGAAYSADGDVYFAVMKHAGYGKLSGRDLEQQQDNAAGRVASAEEARKQHPFDFALWKGAKPGEPSFSSPWGQGRPGWHIECSAMVREELGETIDIHLGGADLVFPHHENEIAQSEAATGKELAHYWLHNGMVNVGGQKMSKSLGNFTTIRALLDSGVSPMTLRLFTLQAHYRKPLDFTAEALEAAATGWKGLNVALGLTVGTTRSQSELPVPLQEARKRFAAAMDDDLNTSAALAVLFELAKPLRGLANRIERGDASASSELEQASSQQQLALLLELAAVVGLQHEPQETAGATGGLEDRAIEAQIEARRAAKAAKDFAAADQIRNDLKAQGIELIDKPGGITEWLRS, from the coding sequence ATGACCCTGCGGCTCACCAACACCCTCACCCGCCGCGTCGAGGAGTTCAAGCCGATCGAGACCGGCAAGGTCAGCATCTATTGCTGCGGCGTCACGGTTTATGACCTCTGCCACCTGGGCCACGCCCGCAGCTACATCGCCTGGGACGTTCTGCGCCGCTACCTGCGCTGGAGCGGCTATGCGGTGACCTTCGTGCAGAACTACACCGACATTGACGACAAGATCCTGAACCGTGCCAGCGAGGAGGGGACCTCGATGGAGGAAGTCAGCGAGCGCAATATCGACGCCTTTGTCGCCGACATGGGGCGCCTGAACATCCTCCCGGCCGACCGGATGCCGCGGGCCACCCGCAGCCTCGATGCAATTCGCACCTTGATCAGCGAACTGGAGGCCAAGGGCGCCGCCTACTCCGCCGATGGGGACGTCTACTTCGCCGTGATGAAGCATGCCGGCTACGGCAAGCTCAGCGGCCGCGATCTCGAGCAGCAGCAGGACAACGCCGCCGGTCGGGTTGCCAGCGCGGAAGAAGCCCGCAAACAACATCCCTTCGATTTCGCCCTCTGGAAGGGAGCCAAACCGGGGGAGCCCAGCTTCTCCTCCCCCTGGGGCCAGGGCCGTCCGGGCTGGCACATCGAGTGCTCAGCGATGGTGCGCGAGGAACTGGGGGAGACCATCGATATCCACCTCGGTGGCGCGGACCTGGTCTTCCCCCACCACGAGAACGAGATCGCCCAATCGGAAGCCGCCACCGGCAAGGAGCTAGCCCACTACTGGCTCCACAACGGCATGGTCAATGTGGGCGGCCAAAAGATGTCGAAATCCCTCGGCAACTTCACCACAATCCGGGCGCTACTGGATTCCGGGGTCTCGCCGATGACCCTGCGCTTGTTCACCCTCCAGGCCCACTACCGCAAACCGCTGGACTTCACCGCCGAGGCCCTTGAGGCCGCAGCCACCGGCTGGAAAGGTCTGAACGTCGCCCTGGGCCTGACCGTTGGAACCACTCGGTCGCAGTCCGAGCTACCCGTCCCATTGCAGGAGGCCCGAAAGCGCTTTGCTGCAGCCATGGACGACGACCTCAACACCTCCGCCGCCCTGGCGGTGCTGTTTGAGCTCGCCAAACCGCTGCGGGGTCTGGCCAACCGGATCGAGCGCGGTGACGCCAGCGCGAGCAGCGAACTCGAGCAGGCCAGCAGCCAGCAGCAACTGGCCTTGCTGCTAGAGCTCGCCGCGGTGGTTGGGCTCCAGCACGAACCGCAAGAGACCGCGGGAGCCACAGGGGGTCTCGAGGATCGGGCGATTGAAGCCCAGATCGAAGCGCGCAGAGCGGCCAAGGCCGCAAAGGACTTCGCCGCAGCCGACCAGATCCGCAATGACCTCAAGGCCCAGGGCATCGAGTTGATCGACAAACCCGGCGGCATCACCGAATGGCTGAGGAGCTGA